Proteins found in one Bacillus sp. (in: firmicutes) genomic segment:
- a CDS encoding undecaprenyl/decaprenyl-phosphate alpha-N-acetylglucosaminyl 1-phosphate transferase, whose protein sequence is MLLITAMICFLASIALTPLVKKLAIYIGAVDKPNHRKVHQKIMPRLGGLAIYISMLIGFAIAKPVDDDIAMWPIILGATIIVITGIFDDRFEISPKVKLFGQILAAGVVIYAGVQVSSINLPFDVSINLGYFSIPFTLLWIVGITNAINLIDGLDGLAAGVSSIVLITISAMAMFMGDAFAATLGLILLGSTLGFLIYNFHPAKIFMGDTGALLLGFMISVISILGFKSIAVYSLILPIIILGVPISDTLFAIIRRIVNKKPLSAPDKSHLHHCLLRLGFSHRKTVLIIYAMSAFFGIAAVMLSHSTLWVATLIIAVVLLTVQLVAERVGLVSENYKPMLNFFRKIVANGKRSA, encoded by the coding sequence ATGTTATTGATTACGGCAATGATATGCTTTCTAGCTTCAATTGCTTTAACACCTCTAGTGAAAAAATTAGCAATATATATCGGTGCTGTTGATAAGCCGAATCACCGCAAGGTTCATCAAAAAATTATGCCGCGCTTAGGCGGTTTGGCGATTTACATTAGTATGTTAATAGGGTTTGCAATTGCAAAGCCCGTCGATGATGATATCGCAATGTGGCCCATCATTCTTGGTGCAACAATCATTGTGATTACTGGGATTTTTGATGACCGCTTTGAAATTTCACCAAAAGTAAAATTGTTTGGACAAATTTTGGCGGCTGGAGTAGTGATTTATGCCGGAGTTCAGGTTTCAAGTATTAATTTACCATTCGATGTATCGATTAATTTAGGCTATTTCAGCATTCCGTTTACATTGCTTTGGATTGTGGGAATTACAAATGCGATTAATTTAATTGATGGATTGGATGGACTTGCTGCAGGTGTTTCTTCGATTGTCTTAATTACAATTTCAGCAATGGCGATGTTCATGGGGGATGCATTTGCTGCTACTCTAGGCTTAATTTTATTGGGAAGCACGTTAGGATTTTTGATATATAATTTTCACCCTGCGAAGATTTTTATGGGTGATACAGGTGCACTTTTACTAGGATTCATGATTTCTGTCATTTCGATTCTCGGCTTTAAGAGCATTGCGGTATACTCATTAATTTTGCCAATCATCATTCTTGGTGTACCAATTTCTGACACATTGTTTGCGATTATTCGCCGTATTGTTAATAAAAAACCGCTATCTGCACCTGATAAGTCACATTTGCATCATTGTTTATTGAGATTAGGGTTTTCGCACCGAAAAACGGTATTAATAATCTATGCCATGAGTGCTTTTTTCGGAATCGCTGCAGTGATGCTTTCCCATTCAACGTTATGGGTAGCGACATTGATTATTGCGGTCGTATTGTTAACGGTTCAGCTTGTGGCTGAGCGGGTCGGGCTTGTTTCGGAGAATTACAAGCCGATGCTTAACTTTTTTAGAAAGATTGTAGCAAATGGAAAAAGGTCTGCATAA
- a CDS encoding polysaccharide biosynthesis protein, producing the protein MAQSSFLKGTLIITIATILSKFIGSIFQIPLQNIAGDKVLGIFGLVYPVYMIALILSVAGIPIAISKLISEARGANRENEIADIFHSASILAIIFGICSFTIMFVFSKPISIMLGGEFTRPSVLIVSFTLLVAPYMAVYRGFFQGFEDMKPTAVSQVIEQFVRVALILGVAYFLVKQGKSNETIAGGVMVGSSIGALFSLLYLRVLFMRFKARPAGMKSFSVNIFRQWARRILALSIPIAIGSLTMALLNLVDSVTIPHGLAWVGADTADVQQQLGIYRRGLSLVGIASVFSSAVILPLIPMITKTMAQNDIELANSYIVRSLKYAHLVSWPAALGLLALTMPINRALFMDFQGSDVVAIINLSSVFSSLTILTTGILQGLNRSKLAAWIIVGGAVLKGIFNFLFVSQSGIMGAAYATLLIYVLLTLLNIWFIFQTTNYNIWRKETLVFVGASIIMGLVVFAPMFYFTVQDWSRLEALLYLIVIIPIGAVVYAVLVIVGKGFSREELQSLPIIGRYLHKLQRQK; encoded by the coding sequence ATGGCTCAATCTTCATTTTTAAAAGGAACACTCATCATTACAATAGCAACGATACTTTCCAAATTTATCGGCAGTATTTTTCAAATACCATTGCAAAATATTGCTGGAGATAAAGTGCTTGGGATTTTTGGGCTTGTATACCCGGTCTATATGATTGCTTTAATTTTATCGGTTGCCGGGATTCCAATCGCGATTTCAAAACTAATTTCTGAAGCACGCGGTGCAAATCGCGAAAACGAAATCGCTGATATTTTTCATTCAGCAAGCATACTCGCAATCATATTTGGAATTTGTAGCTTTACGATCATGTTTGTTTTTTCAAAACCAATCTCAATCATGCTTGGCGGGGAATTCACGCGTCCTTCCGTTTTGATTGTTTCATTTACACTCTTGGTAGCACCTTATATGGCTGTTTACCGCGGCTTTTTCCAGGGCTTTGAAGATATGAAGCCAACAGCGGTTTCTCAGGTTATTGAACAATTTGTAAGAGTGGCTCTTATCCTTGGTGTTGCTTATTTCTTAGTAAAACAAGGAAAATCGAATGAAACGATTGCCGGTGGTGTTATGGTCGGGTCGTCAATCGGGGCGCTGTTTTCGCTCTTATATTTACGCGTCTTGTTCATGAGGTTCAAAGCCCGTCCCGCTGGAATGAAATCTTTTTCAGTGAATATATTTAGGCAGTGGGCAAGGAGAATTTTGGCGCTTTCAATCCCGATTGCGATTGGGTCATTAACAATGGCGCTTTTAAACCTTGTCGATTCAGTGACAATTCCGCATGGTCTTGCGTGGGTGGGGGCTGATACTGCCGATGTTCAACAACAATTAGGAATATACCGCCGTGGTTTATCGCTAGTAGGGATTGCCTCGGTTTTTTCGAGTGCGGTTATTTTACCTTTAATACCTATGATTACGAAAACGATGGCGCAAAATGACATAGAGCTTGCTAATTCATATATTGTAAGGTCGTTAAAATACGCCCATTTAGTTTCATGGCCAGCGGCGCTTGGTCTACTCGCTTTAACGATGCCAATTAATAGGGCGCTGTTCATGGATTTTCAAGGCAGCGATGTTGTCGCAATCATCAACCTGAGTTCAGTTTTTTCATCGCTTACCATTTTAACAACAGGAATTTTGCAAGGTTTAAATCGCTCTAAGCTGGCTGCTTGGATTATTGTTGGCGGTGCGGTCTTAAAAGGTATATTCAACTTCCTATTTGTGTCGCAATCAGGAATTATGGGAGCAGCTTATGCAACTTTGCTAATTTATGTTCTACTAACTCTCTTGAATATTTGGTTTATTTTTCAAACGACAAATTACAACATTTGGCGAAAAGAAACGCTTGTATTTGTTGGAGCAAGTATTATAATGGGTCTGGTAGTTTTTGCGCCGATGTTTTATTTTACAGTTCAGGACTGGTCAAGGCTTGAAGCATTGCTTTATTTAATCGTTATCATTCCAATTGGCGCGGTCGTTTATGCAGTGCTTGTAATCGTTGGAAAAGGCTTTAGTAGAGAGGAATTGCAGTCACTTCCAATAATTGGCCGCTATCTTCACAAATTACAACGGCAAAAATGA
- a CDS encoding WecB/TagA/CpsF family glycosyltransferase, which translates to MEDKFVSILGVNFIHTTMKDMVARLTERMLNKQKCFVVTANPEIVMNTQDDRAYKQYVDKAHYVTADGIGVVKGAQILGKPLPERVAGYDLMRQLLSVLNEQKLKLYMLGAQEETIEKAVETIRKEYPNLQLAGYHHGFFKWEDPAIINEIKATKPDLILVALGVPRQEKWIAEHLDEVEKGVFIGVGGSFDVLAGTVKRAPEIWQKLNLEWFYRLLKQPSRWRRMLALPHFALKVVGQKLTGRS; encoded by the coding sequence TTGGAAGATAAATTCGTCTCAATATTAGGTGTGAATTTTATACATACAACTATGAAAGATATGGTAGCGCGCTTAACAGAGCGTATGCTCAACAAACAAAAGTGCTTTGTTGTCACCGCCAATCCGGAAATCGTGATGAATACACAGGATGATCGAGCGTACAAGCAATATGTCGACAAAGCGCATTATGTGACAGCCGATGGCATCGGTGTAGTAAAAGGAGCGCAAATTTTAGGAAAGCCGCTGCCGGAGCGGGTTGCAGGTTATGATTTAATGCGTCAATTACTCTCGGTTTTAAATGAACAGAAGCTAAAGCTCTACATGCTAGGCGCCCAAGAAGAAACAATTGAAAAGGCAGTCGAAACAATAAGAAAAGAATATCCAAATCTGCAACTGGCTGGCTACCATCACGGATTTTTTAAATGGGAAGACCCAGCTATTATTAATGAAATAAAAGCAACGAAGCCAGACCTCATTTTAGTTGCCTTAGGAGTTCCGAGACAGGAAAAGTGGATTGCAGAGCATCTTGATGAAGTAGAAAAAGGTGTTTTTATTGGTGTTGGCGGGTCATTTGATGTGCTCGCGGGTACAGTAAAGCGAGCCCCTGAAATTTGGCAAAAGTTAAACTTGGAATGGTTTTACCGTCTCCTTAAGCAGCCTTCAAGATGGCGGCGAATGCTAGCTTTGCCCCATTTTGCACTTAAAGTAGTTGGACAAAAATTAACAGGTAGGAGCTAA
- a CDS encoding YdcF family protein, whose amino-acid sequence MRKLKFFSIVLLFFIIIGFIAKNPLLQYMADFLIADETAKKSDVIIVLGGEIKGERTKRAVELYNQGLADALIFSDGTDLSWRTKAVEEMTALALELGVPLDAIMEETDSRSTYENALYSKKLMLEKNYQSAIIVTTDWHSKRSKFVFDKVFAGTTIKLTYANAPDERIDSLKDWWKDSEKQQIVLTEWAKFVVYWLKY is encoded by the coding sequence ATGAGGAAGTTAAAATTTTTTTCAATCGTTTTATTGTTCTTCATAATAATAGGTTTCATTGCAAAAAATCCGTTGTTGCAATACATGGCGGATTTTTTAATTGCTGATGAGACAGCGAAAAAAAGTGATGTCATTATCGTTCTTGGTGGGGAAATCAAAGGGGAACGTACGAAAAGGGCTGTTGAACTTTACAATCAAGGCTTGGCGGATGCATTAATTTTTTCCGATGGCACAGATCTTTCGTGGCGGACAAAGGCTGTTGAGGAAATGACAGCGTTGGCATTGGAACTAGGGGTGCCTCTAGATGCAATCATGGAAGAAACTGACTCAAGAAGTACCTATGAAAATGCGTTATACTCTAAAAAACTGATGCTCGAAAAAAACTATCAATCTGCTATTATCGTAACAACTGATTGGCATTCAAAAAGAAGCAAATTTGTTTTCGACAAAGTTTTTGCAGGCACTACTATTAAGCTCACATACGCCAATGCTCCTGATGAACGAATTGATAGTTTAAAAGATTGGTGGAAGGATTCCGAAAAACAGCAAATCGTTCTTACAGAATGGGCGAAGTTTGTTGTTTATTGGCTTAAATATTAG
- a CDS encoding DEAD/DEAH box helicase, translating into MIKKQLQYEIQIDYIGSKQFYLTAKHLQQKQRLIPLANWRPLFFSWHSESYFGTSFPEMNEGVLLSSFETLQFFSEPGHSCSLFSFTCSERVKWLQKCAPIIMKEIHEERFLPDFEQWRTGTFGWKLMMGLDALSPSEEPSLFTYEFIREWVSDAIMAFVEHDEKLGAHWADIITKNPQLLKEGAGLDEATGFFNEEAWLERIGWIEDQTPFTVALRLSEPDDVLLDGSNEQQDDNAWTLDIVLRDKIKTNHWLVWKGKETANEVPIEWQDFLDKIDRNKELWFHIVPWLQSSSTENEHDIIYTLQEAEAWVFLTEASIALAEAGVEVLLPSWWQEIRAMNPKLKIQLRSSVGSSQQSLLSFQAISDFDWKFATGNAELNEEEFLQLVEQNRRLVKVNGKWMKLDPAFIKQVKDIMGRVKKEGLSFQDILARDFTATGGTAEQENPELDNPLSQIQIGLNTHLEKLLFHLHNIPSIPSIRIPKSLHGELRAYQKQGVEWLVFLRKFGFGACLADDMGLGKTVQMITYFLYIKRHEKLAMPALIICPTSVLGNWQRELQKFAPSLKVHLHYGSSRKKSEELARLVQDFDIILTTYALSAIDEDDLKAISWSTICLDEAQNIKNAFTKQSKAIRNFSGQHHIALTGTPIENRLTELWTIFDFMNKGYFGSLTSFSKRYVTPIEKNKDEQRIKQVQQLVKPFLLRRTKKDESVSLNLPDKLEQKEYIPLTVEQASLYEQLVQDTFSKIEKLSGMERRGLILSMLTKLKQICNHPALYLKDDFSDSEMAIIEQSNKMEKLVELIENILAQGESSLIFTQYIGMGKLIQHVINRHFGETVHFLQGSLRKQERDTIIDSFQEGKQKLLILSLKTGGTGLNLTAANHVIHYDRWWNPAVENQATDRAYRIGQKRFVHVHKLITTGTLEEKIDEMIEKKKSLSDEIISGENWITELSTDELRDLFTLRKSWSE; encoded by the coding sequence ATGATTAAAAAACAACTTCAATACGAAATTCAGATTGACTATATAGGTTCAAAACAATTTTATTTAACCGCTAAACATTTGCAGCAAAAACAACGCTTAATACCACTTGCAAATTGGCGGCCACTCTTTTTTTCTTGGCATTCTGAAAGCTATTTTGGAACGAGCTTTCCTGAGATGAACGAAGGGGTTTTGTTGTCTTCATTTGAAACACTGCAATTCTTCTCGGAGCCTGGGCATTCCTGTTCACTTTTTTCTTTTACATGCAGCGAACGCGTGAAATGGCTACAAAAATGCGCACCTATTATTATGAAGGAAATTCATGAGGAGCGTTTTTTACCAGACTTTGAACAGTGGAGGACTGGTACGTTCGGTTGGAAACTAATGATGGGACTTGATGCACTTTCGCCTTCGGAAGAGCCCTCCCTGTTTACGTATGAGTTTATTCGTGAATGGGTTTCAGATGCAATCATGGCATTCGTTGAGCACGATGAGAAGTTGGGTGCACATTGGGCTGATATTATTACAAAAAATCCGCAGTTATTGAAGGAAGGGGCTGGCTTAGATGAAGCAACCGGCTTTTTCAATGAAGAAGCGTGGTTAGAACGAATTGGCTGGATTGAAGATCAAACACCATTTACCGTTGCATTAAGATTGAGCGAGCCTGATGATGTGCTGTTGGATGGCTCGAATGAACAGCAAGACGATAATGCATGGACATTAGATATCGTTTTACGTGACAAAATTAAAACAAATCATTGGCTTGTCTGGAAAGGCAAAGAAACTGCAAACGAAGTTCCTATCGAATGGCAGGACTTCCTTGATAAAATCGACAGGAACAAGGAGTTATGGTTTCACATCGTTCCTTGGTTACAATCATCCAGCACTGAAAATGAACATGATATTATTTATACGCTTCAAGAGGCGGAAGCTTGGGTATTTTTAACCGAAGCTAGCATCGCGCTTGCCGAAGCAGGGGTTGAAGTCCTTCTTCCTTCATGGTGGCAGGAAATTCGGGCGATGAATCCGAAGTTAAAAATTCAACTGCGCTCTTCGGTTGGGTCGTCTCAACAATCACTTTTAAGTTTCCAAGCGATAAGTGATTTTGACTGGAAATTCGCAACAGGAAATGCCGAATTAAATGAGGAAGAATTCTTACAATTAGTTGAACAAAATCGACGCTTAGTCAAAGTGAACGGGAAGTGGATGAAGCTAGACCCTGCATTTATTAAACAAGTTAAAGATATTATGGGCCGCGTCAAAAAAGAAGGGCTTTCGTTCCAAGACATCCTTGCACGGGACTTCACTGCAACTGGTGGTACAGCCGAACAAGAGAACCCAGAGCTTGATAACCCACTATCGCAAATTCAAATTGGACTAAACACCCATTTAGAAAAATTACTATTTCACTTGCATAACATACCATCCATTCCTTCTATAAGAATACCAAAAAGCTTGCATGGTGAATTGCGCGCTTATCAAAAGCAAGGCGTGGAATGGCTTGTATTCCTGCGAAAATTCGGATTTGGCGCCTGTCTTGCCGACGATATGGGGTTAGGCAAAACAGTACAGATGATTACTTATTTCTTATATATAAAAAGACATGAAAAACTAGCAATGCCGGCGCTAATTATTTGTCCAACTTCTGTCTTGGGAAACTGGCAAAGAGAATTGCAAAAATTTGCTCCTTCGCTGAAAGTTCATCTTCACTACGGTAGTTCAAGAAAGAAGAGTGAAGAATTAGCTCGTTTAGTTCAAGACTTTGATATTATTTTAACGACTTATGCGTTATCAGCTATTGATGAAGATGATTTAAAAGCAATTTCTTGGAGCACGATTTGCCTTGATGAAGCACAAAATATTAAAAATGCTTTCACGAAGCAGTCGAAAGCAATCCGGAACTTTTCTGGCCAACATCATATCGCTCTAACTGGAACGCCAATTGAAAATCGGCTGACAGAGCTTTGGACCATCTTTGATTTTATGAACAAAGGTTATTTCGGAAGCCTTACCTCTTTCTCAAAGCGATATGTGACGCCAATTGAGAAAAACAAAGATGAACAGCGTATTAAACAAGTGCAGCAGCTTGTGAAACCATTTTTACTTCGGCGTACGAAAAAAGATGAAAGCGTCAGCTTAAATCTACCAGATAAACTAGAGCAAAAGGAATACATCCCACTTACAGTTGAACAGGCCTCACTCTACGAGCAGCTTGTTCAGGATACGTTCAGCAAAATTGAAAAGCTGTCTGGTATGGAGAGGCGCGGCCTTATTTTATCGATGTTGACAAAACTGAAGCAAATTTGCAACCATCCGGCTCTCTACTTAAAAGATGACTTTTCAGATTCGGAAATGGCGATCATTGAACAGTCTAATAAAATGGAAAAGCTTGTAGAGCTGATTGAAAATATTTTAGCTCAGGGTGAAAGTAGTTTAATCTTTACGCAATACATCGGAATGGGTAAATTAATTCAACATGTAATCAATCGGCATTTTGGGGAAACAGTTCATTTTCTGCAAGGCAGTTTAAGAAAACAGGAACGGGATACGATCATTGATTCCTTCCAAGAAGGAAAACAAAAGCTGCTTATTTTATCATTAAAAACGGGTGGAACAGGATTGAATTTGACGGCTGCCAATCATGTCATCCATTATGACCGTTGGTGGAATCCTGCCGTTGAAAATCAAGCTACTGACCGTGCATACCGAATCGGTCAAAAACGGTTTGTCCATGTTCACAAGCTCATAACAACAGGAACATTGGAAGAAAAAATTGATGAAATGATTGAAAAAAAGAAATCATTAAGCGATGAAATTATTTCCGGCGAAAACTGGATTACCGAACTTTCAACAGACGAGCTCCGCGATTTATTTACACTTCGGAAGAGTTGGAGTGAATAA
- the ssb gene encoding single-stranded DNA-binding protein, translated as MINQVTLVGRITKDPELRYTADGIAVAKFTIAVNRNFKNAKGEYDTDFVNCHIWRKSAENLANYCLKGSLIGIIGRLQSRYYDNNEGKRIYVTEVVADRVRFITLKNNMNQAPVAEKVDG; from the coding sequence ATGATTAACCAAGTAACATTAGTTGGCAGAATAACAAAGGATCCAGAATTGCGTTATACTGCTGACGGAATTGCAGTCGCGAAGTTTACAATTGCTGTAAATCGTAATTTTAAAAACGCGAAGGGGGAGTATGATACGGACTTTGTAAATTGTCATATTTGGCGCAAATCAGCAGAAAATCTAGCAAATTATTGTTTAAAAGGGTCATTAATCGGCATAATAGGCCGCCTCCAATCAAGGTATTATGATAATAACGAAGGAAAGCGGATTTATGTAACTGAAGTTGTCGCTGACAGAGTAAGGTTTATTACATTGAAAAATAATATGAACCAAGCTCCCGTGGCTGAAAAGGTGGATGGATAA
- the dprA gene encoding DNA-protecting protein DprA, producing the protein MERIYWLWLSMLPYVGPILQKKLLDSCGTPENVYLLNEEELKNCFTEHGSRVGSSRAVESISQNRSLEKAKRINEVCAKKNISIVTIDHPNYSMLARPCPESPIVLYVKGALKQTQTSVAIVGSRRCSAYGKKITQQIAAEISNKNVAIISGMAKGIDGYAHTTAIKNGGYTIAFLANGVDLCYPAEHRILYESMIDNGAILSKYPPGTIAYPKYFLERNALISAWAEQLIIIEAGERSGALTTAKFAHKYNREIFAVPNRIDNPSGMGSNKLLETIAKPYLGIHSLKGLGETSAPKIQKEDFLLPNEIKLLSILEQVPRQIVEVQKLLNISQVNFEELIFKLELKGKVKIYGEFILLK; encoded by the coding sequence ATGGAACGAATATATTGGTTATGGCTTTCAATGTTGCCCTATGTAGGTCCAATTTTGCAAAAAAAATTACTAGACTCCTGTGGTACTCCTGAAAATGTCTATTTATTAAATGAAGAAGAGTTGAAAAATTGCTTTACAGAACATGGCTCCCGCGTGGGTAGTTCCCGTGCTGTTGAATCAATTTCTCAAAATCGTTCTCTTGAAAAAGCAAAACGAATCAATGAGGTATGCGCTAAGAAAAATATTTCAATTGTTACGATAGATCACCCGAATTATTCTATGCTTGCTAGACCATGCCCGGAATCTCCTATTGTTCTCTATGTTAAGGGGGCATTAAAACAAACACAAACCTCAGTTGCCATTGTCGGCTCAAGAAGATGTTCAGCATATGGGAAAAAAATAACACAACAAATCGCCGCCGAGATTTCAAATAAAAATGTGGCAATCATAAGTGGAATGGCAAAAGGGATTGATGGCTATGCCCATACAACAGCTATAAAAAATGGTGGATACACGATTGCCTTTTTAGCAAATGGTGTTGATTTATGCTACCCAGCTGAACACCGCATTCTCTATGAATCAATGATTGACAATGGAGCAATCCTTTCAAAATATCCGCCAGGAACAATTGCATATCCTAAGTATTTTTTGGAACGAAATGCTCTCATTAGCGCTTGGGCAGAGCAATTGATTATCATTGAAGCTGGTGAAAGAAGTGGTGCATTAACAACTGCAAAATTTGCCCATAAGTATAATAGGGAAATTTTCGCGGTTCCAAATCGGATTGATAATCCAAGCGGGATGGGTTCAAACAAACTTTTAGAAACAATAGCGAAGCCTTATTTAGGAATCCATTCGCTTAAAGGATTGGGAGAAACTTCTGCTCCAAAAATACAGAAAGAAGACTTTCTTCTTCCTAATGAAATAAAACTCTTATCGATTTTAGAGCAGGTACCAAGACAAATAGTGGAGGTACAGAAACTTCTTAACATTTCACAAGTAAATTTTGAAGAACTTATTTTTAAATTGGAACTAAAAGGAAAAGTAAAAATTTACGGTGAGTTTATTTTGTTAAAATAA
- a CDS encoding YifB family Mg chelatase-like AAA ATPase, with product MASTVFSFSISGVDGHVVEVETDIIHGLPSVSIVGLGDAAVKEAKERLVSAIKTAGFEFPMFKLVINLAPSDMKKRGTHFDLAMAIGILARSNQMKVDQDCLRLFGFIGELSLNAELRPSTGVLPMVIRAKNEGIRHVIVPKENVEEALLVNEINIYSVDTLQDAVALLEGNRSLKPEKKSTQIHQPTTYEKLDFSDVKGHEQLIKYITAAAAGNHNILLSGPPGCGKSMLAKRIPSILPTMTEAEALDVTKIYSVANLLKFKGSLIVNRPFRAPHHSISQQALIGGSHHATPGEVSLSHNGVLFLDEIAEFNRHTLDSLRQPLEDCEVTITRVNNTNTYPSNFMLVAAMNPCPCGYYGTEKCRCTDYEIHKYRKKLSGPILDRIDIQKHVSLVNFFDEKYSKVTSAQLKEKVENAREIQRNRYKNDPEINCNADLTAALIKKYCQLDSDNEVLIKEAYNRFKYSARTLHKFLKIARTFADLDHSTSIRKIDLINSLMSRDIEKEQWDFLVM from the coding sequence ATGGCATCAACAGTTTTTAGCTTTAGTATCTCAGGCGTCGACGGCCATGTCGTAGAGGTTGAAACGGATATTATTCACGGACTTCCGTCGGTATCCATTGTCGGGCTTGGAGATGCTGCTGTTAAAGAAGCGAAAGAAAGACTTGTATCCGCAATTAAGACAGCTGGTTTTGAATTTCCAATGTTTAAACTTGTCATCAATCTTGCTCCATCTGATATGAAAAAGAGAGGTACACATTTTGACTTAGCAATGGCTATTGGGATTTTAGCACGATCAAATCAAATGAAAGTTGACCAAGATTGCTTAAGGTTATTCGGTTTCATTGGTGAACTTTCACTAAATGCTGAATTACGTCCTTCTACAGGTGTTTTGCCAATGGTTATAAGAGCGAAAAATGAAGGAATTCGCCATGTAATCGTGCCAAAAGAAAATGTAGAGGAAGCTCTCCTTGTCAATGAAATCAATATTTATAGTGTAGACACTTTACAAGATGCAGTAGCACTGCTTGAAGGAAACCGCTCCCTCAAGCCTGAAAAGAAATCCACCCAAATTCACCAGCCTACCACATATGAAAAACTTGACTTTTCAGATGTAAAAGGACATGAGCAGCTTATAAAATATATCACTGCAGCAGCCGCGGGAAATCATAATATTCTTCTTTCAGGTCCACCAGGCTGCGGCAAATCAATGCTTGCCAAAAGAATTCCTTCCATTCTGCCAACAATGACAGAAGCGGAGGCTCTTGATGTTACGAAAATTTACAGCGTAGCCAATCTATTGAAATTCAAGGGAAGTCTGATTGTCAACCGCCCATTTCGTGCCCCGCACCATAGTATCTCTCAACAAGCCCTAATTGGTGGAAGTCACCATGCTACCCCCGGCGAAGTCTCTCTTTCACATAATGGTGTATTATTTTTAGATGAAATTGCTGAATTTAATCGGCACACATTAGATTCGTTGCGACAGCCGCTTGAAGATTGTGAGGTTACAATTACAAGAGTTAATAATACAAATACATATCCTTCTAATTTTATGCTTGTTGCCGCGATGAACCCCTGTCCATGTGGTTATTATGGAACGGAAAAATGCCGTTGTACAGATTATGAGATTCATAAATACCGAAAGAAGTTATCTGGCCCTATTTTAGATCGAATTGATATACAGAAGCATGTTTCTTTAGTAAATTTTTTTGATGAAAAATATAGTAAAGTAACGTCTGCCCAATTAAAGGAAAAAGTTGAAAATGCACGAGAAATCCAAAGAAACAGATATAAAAATGACCCTGAAATAAATTGTAATGCGGATCTGACAGCAGCACTTATAAAAAAATATTGTCAATTGGATAGCGATAATGAAGTTTTAATCAAAGAAGCATACAACAGGTTTAAATATAGCGCTAGAACATTGCATAAATTCCTGAAAATTGCGAGAACCTTTGCTGATCTTGATCATTCAACATCCATTCGCAAAATTGATTTAATCAATAGCTTGATGTCAAGGGATATCGAGAAAGAACAATGGGACTTTTTGGTGATGTAA